The following coding sequences are from one Nicotiana tabacum cultivar K326 chromosome 1, ASM71507v2, whole genome shotgun sequence window:
- the LOC107766084 gene encoding uncharacterized protein LOC107766084, which yields MFKIVKIEKKHDCSVNTMKADQRHATSRLISGYIIDNLRDLRFEVTPAFVMAEMQKLHGLDIRFVYMFYAYVSSISSWNHCRPVIVVGETSLKSKFHGVLVISVSNDANNQIFPLAFGIAKSENNNSYEWYFSQLRNTIGSCENLIFLSDKHQVIAYGIAKVYHESHHRICIYHLEQNLKQRKVKSEVIKLFQSAARVYRRKEFDLYISDIAKVDKNTYDYLMEEPPERWARSCSPRRRYDMLTTNIVESMNSILLEARELPILKMMDFIQVKLQRWFYERRNEVEGTFYDVSYWV from the exons ATGTTTAAGATagtaaagattgagaaaaagcatGACTGCTCTGTTAACACTATGAAAGCTGATCAAAGGCATGCAACTTCAAGATTGATTAGTGGTTATATTATCGACAATCTTCGAGACCTAAGGTTTGAAGTTACACCAGCTTTTGTCATGGCAGAGATGCAAAAATTGCATGGACTAGACATTAG gtttgtttatatgttttatgcatatGTATCATCAATATCTAGTTGGAATCATTGTAGACCAGTGATTGTTGTTGGTGAAACTTCTTTGAAGTCAAAATTTCATGGTGTTTTAGTGATTTCAGTTTCAAATGATGCAAATAACCAAATTTTCCCACTAGCCTTTGGAATAGCAAAATCTGAAAATAACAATTCCTATGAGTGGTACTTTAGTCAGCTTCGCAATACAATTGGGAGCTgtgagaatttaatttttttatcagacAAGCATCAAGTTATTGCATATGGCATTGCAAAGGTATATCATGAAAGCCATCATAGGATTTGCATCTATCATTTGGAGCAGAACCTAAAGCAAAGGAAAGTGAAAAGTGAGGTCATAAAACTTTTCCAAAGTGCTGCAAGAGTATACAGGCGCAAAGAATTTGATCTATACATTTCAGATATAGCAAAAGTAGATAAGAACACTTATGACTACTTGATGGAAGAACCACCGGAAAGGTGGGCACGTTCTTGTAGTCCACGACGAAGAtatgacatgctcacaacaaacATAGTTGAGTCAATGAATTCTATCCTGTTAGAAGCAAGGGAGCTGCCTATATTAAAAATGATGGATTTCATTCAAGTGAAGCTACAACGTTGgttttatgaaagaagaaatgaagtagaAGGAACTTTTTATGATGTTTCTTATTGGGTATag